In Deinococcus reticulitermitis, one genomic interval encodes:
- the moaC gene encoding cyclic pyranopterin monophosphate synthase MoaC, translated as MSEPRGEGTPGLTHFAHGQAQMVDVTGKAATVRTAQAEAWVRLPPESRAALDAGRHPKGDPLSVAQLAGILGSKRTADLVLLCHPIPVTGVEVSVTLEAPGVHIVALARTHAPTGVEMEALTAVSVAALNVYDMLKATSKAIEISGVRLLAKTGGKSGDYLAAASPAGPGGAI; from the coding sequence ATGAGTGAGCCGCGGGGCGAGGGCACACCCGGCCTCACCCACTTCGCCCACGGGCAGGCCCAGATGGTCGACGTGACGGGCAAGGCCGCGACCGTGCGGACAGCCCAGGCTGAGGCTTGGGTGAGGCTGCCGCCCGAGTCGCGTGCAGCGCTGGACGCGGGGCGGCACCCCAAGGGCGACCCGCTGAGTGTGGCGCAGCTCGCCGGCATCCTCGGCAGCAAGCGCACCGCCGACCTCGTGCTGCTGTGCCACCCGATTCCCGTGACCGGCGTCGAGGTCAGCGTGACGCTGGAAGCGCCAGGGGTGCATATCGTCGCCCTTGCGCGCACCCACGCCCCTACCGGCGTCGAGATGGAGGCGCTGACCGCCGTGAGTGTCGCGGCGCTCAACGTCTATGACATGCTCAAGGCCACCAGCAAGGCCATCGAGATCAGCGGCGTGCGTCTGCTCGCCAAAACGGGCGGGAAAAGTGGCGACTACCTCGCGGCCGCTTCTCCTGCTGGGCCAGGCGGCGCTATCTAG
- a CDS encoding bifunctional folylpolyglutamate synthase/dihydrofolate synthase: MNEDRQVRWLFEQQRFGVHPGLVRIAALLSRLGEPQRKLEVLLVGGTNGKGSTAASLDAMLRAGGRRSALFTSPHLTRFGERFVVEGQELPPAEIEAALARLRPQAEAVGASFFEIVTALGLELFAQAGAEIAVMEVGLGGRLDATNALDPRLSVITNVSLDHTAILGNTRELIAAEKAGILRSGRPAVTGVGADLLPILEREGADLWALGREMALETRPLGWEGAEVRLRLPGGELLLRTPLLGEHGAHNAALAAAAAWRLGISPEATVQGAAQVRWPGRLEVVPWQGRRVLLDGAHNPAGAQALARTLGALGAAPLPIIFGAAEDKDLAGVVAPLRPLASRVILTRAQLSPRAAPPGHLAPLWSGTECVQAADGAEALSQLRPEEETVLVCGSLYLLGEVRPLLLGEGAEKRERWQ, from the coding sequence GTGAACGAAGACAGGCAGGTCCGCTGGTTATTTGAGCAGCAACGCTTCGGGGTTCATCCGGGATTGGTCCGGATAGCCGCTCTCCTGTCCCGGCTTGGCGAACCGCAGCGGAAGCTGGAGGTACTGCTCGTTGGCGGCACGAACGGCAAGGGCAGCACGGCGGCGAGTCTGGACGCGATGCTGCGTGCCGGGGGGCGGCGCAGTGCGCTGTTTACGAGTCCGCACCTCACCCGTTTCGGTGAACGCTTCGTGGTGGAGGGCCAAGAGTTGCCCCCTGCTGAGATCGAAGCGGCCCTCGCCCGGCTGCGGCCCCAGGCCGAGGCGGTCGGCGCGTCTTTTTTCGAGATCGTGACGGCGCTGGGCCTCGAACTCTTCGCGCAGGCAGGGGCCGAGATCGCCGTGATGGAGGTGGGGTTGGGCGGGCGGCTCGACGCCACCAATGCCCTTGACCCACGGCTGAGTGTGATCACCAACGTTTCGCTGGACCACACCGCGATTCTGGGGAACACCCGCGAACTGATCGCTGCCGAGAAAGCTGGAATTTTGCGCTCAGGCCGCCCGGCGGTGACCGGTGTGGGTGCTGACCTCCTCCCGATTCTGGAACGCGAGGGGGCCGATCTCTGGGCGCTGGGTCGGGAAATGGCGCTGGAAACGCGCCCGCTCGGCTGGGAGGGTGCCGAGGTGCGGCTGCGACTGCCTGGAGGAGAACTGCTGCTGAGGACGCCACTGCTCGGGGAGCACGGCGCACACAATGCGGCGCTCGCGGCGGCGGCGGCGTGGCGACTTGGGATCTCCCCGGAAGCCACCGTGCAGGGAGCGGCCCAGGTGCGCTGGCCGGGCCGGCTGGAAGTGGTGCCTTGGCAGGGGCGCCGGGTGCTGCTCGACGGTGCCCATAACCCGGCAGGCGCGCAGGCACTGGCCCGGACGCTGGGAGCCCTGGGCGCCGCGCCGCTCCCCATCATCTTCGGCGCGGCGGAGGACAAGGACCTCGCCGGGGTGGTGGCCCCACTGCGCCCGCTCGCCTCGCGGGTGATCCTGACGCGCGCCCAGCTCAGCCCCCGCGCGGCACCTCCCGGGCACCTGGCCCCGCTATGGAGCGGAACAGAGTGCGTCCAGGCCGCCGATGGAGCCGAAGCCCTCTCTCAGTTGCGCCCAGAGGAAGAGACCGTCCTCGTCTGCGGCAGCCTCTATCTGCTCGGTGAAGTCAGACCCCTGCTGCTGGGCGAAGGTGCCGAAAAGCGTGAACGCTGGCAGTGA
- the tgt gene encoding tRNA guanosine(34) transglycosylase Tgt: protein MFEFSVLKGDGRSRTAAFMTPHGSVQTPMFMPVGTQGTVKGLSPEELMGIGSQIVLANTYHLMLRPGEALVAAHGGLPGFTAYPGPFLTDSGGFQVMSLGHMRKISEEGVIFKSHIDGSRVELTPERSIQVQEALGADVIMAFDECPPYPAEPQYIRASLERTVRWLERCLSVKTRPDQALFAIVQGGVHEDLRRQSLQATLPFATPGFALGGLAVGESKDEMFPAVGFTAQHLPEDKPRYLMGVGHPEDLVAGIALGIDMFDCVYPTRTGRFGYALTDDGRLNMNSSAPRQQLLPIDPDCDCYACRHYTRAYLAHLLRAEEMLAPRMLSLHNLRYLHRLVERARTAIAEGHFFPWAREWGGRYFKGQRPTWFEQALTQGEG, encoded by the coding sequence ATGTTTGAATTTTCCGTTCTCAAAGGCGACGGTCGCTCCAGGACTGCAGCTTTCATGACCCCCCACGGCTCTGTACAAACTCCGATGTTCATGCCCGTGGGAACCCAGGGCACCGTCAAAGGCTTGAGCCCTGAGGAGCTCATGGGCATTGGGTCCCAGATTGTCCTGGCCAACACCTATCACCTGATGCTGCGTCCCGGTGAAGCGTTGGTCGCGGCCCACGGCGGTTTGCCCGGCTTTACCGCCTACCCGGGGCCTTTTCTGACCGACTCAGGGGGGTTCCAGGTAATGAGTCTGGGGCACATGCGCAAGATCAGCGAAGAAGGAGTCATCTTCAAGAGCCATATCGACGGGAGCCGCGTTGAACTGACACCCGAGCGAAGCATTCAGGTTCAGGAAGCTCTGGGTGCGGACGTCATCATGGCTTTTGATGAGTGCCCGCCCTATCCGGCCGAGCCACAATACATTCGCGCGAGCCTGGAGAGAACGGTCCGCTGGTTAGAGCGCTGCTTGAGTGTTAAAACTCGCCCTGATCAGGCACTTTTCGCCATTGTTCAGGGTGGGGTTCACGAGGACCTGCGTCGACAGAGCCTCCAGGCCACGCTGCCTTTCGCTACGCCAGGATTTGCCCTTGGGGGACTGGCGGTCGGGGAGAGCAAAGACGAAATGTTTCCAGCAGTGGGGTTCACGGCCCAGCATCTGCCGGAGGACAAGCCGCGTTACCTGATGGGTGTGGGTCACCCTGAAGACCTGGTGGCCGGAATCGCTCTGGGAATCGATATGTTCGACTGCGTCTATCCCACCCGAACGGGGCGCTTTGGCTACGCGCTGACCGACGATGGACGTCTCAACATGAATTCGAGCGCGCCGAGGCAGCAGCTGCTGCCGATCGACCCTGACTGCGACTGCTACGCCTGCCGGCACTACACCCGGGCATACCTCGCCCATCTGCTGCGGGCCGAGGAAATGCTGGCCCCACGCATGCTCTCGCTGCACAACCTGCGTTACCTCCACCGCCTGGTTGAGCGCGCGCGCACAGCGATCGCGGAGGGGCACTTCTTCCCCTGGGCGCGTGAATGGGGAGGGCGCTACTTCAAAGGTCAGCGGCCCACGTGGTTCGAGCAGGCCTTGACCCAAGGGGAAGGCTAA
- a CDS encoding polymer-forming cytoskeletal protein — MARPRGTGEFQDWQGLFAERLLELLHRESDGDLNPDEAAELGALSLDPEVRAARDALRRGVTLLSAPHLPRPHPPRSVAASVARDIALGRQLAAPPAPRSVASDVASDVTAARVLGHALALPHSVARAAVHDLQMARMLTPPGAPRSIAADLAAEVAAQRVLGAAPPSPSRSVAALVAGRVRQAAGEGRAPSRGQLPTSPSPSPAAFALQAGPPARPAALLGSLAGQAPRRNLAPLYLVASLLSGLTLLLLTSAWPNLATGALILQAVLEQVSPLAWTGLLLLLVTSALVTWRPSPGARRFGALSFALAGLLTLPPLYQVASGGSGLTFGRNVVISGPVRGNIVVIGGDVTLEGGARVQGRVVTLLGDVQREPGAQVRGEVSALLGQAPDRATAPTPAAPQGLTLATAAAFRPLLGWLGAAAWPQIFVTLTGGLLLLLFVAGAAPQLARRQRHAPMRTLALGILMLAALLLPALALGVSGLLGPALIAAALAALLISTGLSVSLYDAGRVLAAQLRLPVPDTVGALLGLSTFAASLSLPPLAFALALVGGAWGAGTLFLSHRTARSADPEGLVASVR; from the coding sequence ATGGCAAGGCCGCGCGGGACGGGTGAATTTCAGGATTGGCAGGGCCTCTTCGCAGAGCGCCTGCTCGAACTCCTGCACCGCGAGTCCGACGGCGACCTCAACCCCGACGAGGCCGCAGAACTCGGCGCGCTCAGCCTGGACCCCGAGGTGCGGGCTGCCCGCGACGCCCTGCGCCGGGGGGTTACCCTCCTGAGCGCACCCCACCTGCCCCGACCCCACCCTCCCCGCAGTGTGGCGGCCTCGGTCGCGCGCGACATCGCGCTGGGGCGTCAGCTCGCCGCGCCCCCCGCCCCCCGCTCGGTGGCCTCTGATGTGGCAAGCGACGTCACCGCGGCGCGCGTGCTGGGCCACGCGCTGGCCCTCCCCCACTCGGTAGCCCGCGCCGCCGTACACGATCTTCAGATGGCGCGGATGCTCACGCCACCGGGCGCCCCCCGCTCCATCGCCGCTGACCTGGCGGCGGAGGTCGCGGCCCAGCGTGTCCTGGGCGCCGCCCCGCCGTCCCCCTCCCGGTCCGTGGCGGCGCTCGTGGCCGGCCGCGTCCGGCAGGCGGCGGGGGAGGGCCGCGCCCCTTCGCGGGGACAGCTGCCGACCTCCCCTTCCCCTTCCCCAGCCGCTTTCGCGTTGCAAGCTGGCCCCCCAGCCCGGCCCGCCGCCCTCCTGGGGTCGCTCGCAGGCCAGGCACCGCGCCGCAATCTGGCTCCCCTTTACCTGGTAGCCAGTCTGCTCAGCGGGCTGACTCTGCTGCTGCTCACCAGCGCCTGGCCCAACCTGGCGACGGGCGCGCTCATCTTGCAGGCGGTGCTCGAACAGGTTTCCCCCCTCGCCTGGACGGGGCTGCTGCTGCTGCTTGTGACGAGCGCGCTGGTGACCTGGCGTCCTTCACCGGGCGCGCGCCGCTTCGGGGCCCTCTCCTTCGCGCTGGCCGGGCTGCTCACGCTGCCGCCGCTGTATCAGGTAGCGAGTGGCGGCAGTGGCCTCACCTTCGGGCGAAACGTGGTGATCAGTGGGCCGGTGCGCGGCAACATCGTCGTCATCGGGGGGGACGTGACCCTTGAGGGTGGGGCGCGGGTGCAGGGCCGGGTCGTTACGCTCCTCGGCGACGTGCAGCGTGAGCCGGGGGCGCAGGTGCGCGGCGAGGTCAGCGCCCTTCTGGGTCAGGCCCCGGACCGGGCCACGGCCCCCACGCCTGCGGCGCCGCAGGGCCTCACGCTGGCAACGGCGGCGGCCTTCCGTCCGCTGCTCGGCTGGCTGGGGGCCGCCGCCTGGCCGCAGATCTTCGTCACACTGACCGGGGGGCTGCTGCTGCTGCTGTTCGTTGCGGGCGCCGCTCCTCAGCTCGCCCGGCGCCAGCGCCACGCCCCGATGCGCACGCTCGCCCTGGGCATCCTGATGCTCGCGGCGCTCCTGCTGCCTGCGCTCGCCCTCGGCGTGAGCGGGCTGCTCGGCCCTGCCCTGATCGCGGCGGCGCTCGCAGCACTCCTGATCTCGACCGGCCTGAGCGTGAGCCTCTACGACGCCGGGCGCGTGCTCGCCGCGCAGCTGAGGCTGCCGGTCCCTGATACCGTCGGCGCCCTGCTCGGGCTGAGCACCTTTGCCGCCAGCCTCAGCCTCCCGCCCCTCGCGTTCGCTCTGGCCCTCGTCGGCGGGGCCTGGGGCGCCGGGACCCTCTTCCTGAGCCACCGGACGGCCCGTTCGGCGGACCCGGAAGGGCTCGTGGCCTCCGTCAGATAA
- a CDS encoding manganese-dependent inorganic pyrophosphatase produces MLHVFGHLNPDTDAITSAVVYAGLLTRQGVEARAFRLGEPNFETAYVLRELGVELPPLLPELPAGAAVALVDHNESAQSVENLAELRVLRVVDHHKLGDLTTASPPYLRFEPVGCTGTLLLKLHREAGLSIEQQDAALMLSAILSDTLHFRSPTTTGEDRDAVDFLAPVAGIKNVEAYALAMFAAKSDLGDTPAETLLRMDYKAFPFGDPAAPQLWGIGVIETTNPGYVFRRQGELLAAMDHVKAEDGLSGVLLSVVDILNETNHTLVLGATEAKVLREAFGVETQAQLANLGHLISRKKQIVPTLERYFAPDA; encoded by the coding sequence ATGCTGCACGTTTTCGGACACCTGAATCCCGACACCGACGCCATCACCTCCGCGGTGGTGTACGCCGGGCTGCTCACGCGCCAGGGGGTAGAGGCGCGGGCCTTCCGCCTCGGGGAGCCCAACTTCGAGACCGCGTACGTGCTGCGCGAACTCGGGGTGGAGCTGCCGCCCCTGCTGCCCGAGCTGCCGGCAGGAGCGGCGGTGGCGCTCGTCGACCACAACGAGAGCGCGCAGTCGGTGGAGAACCTCGCTGAGCTGCGGGTGCTGCGGGTGGTCGACCACCACAAGCTCGGAGACCTGACGACCGCCTCGCCCCCCTACCTGCGCTTCGAGCCGGTGGGCTGCACGGGGACGCTGCTGCTCAAGCTGCACCGTGAAGCGGGCCTGAGCATCGAACAGCAGGACGCGGCACTGATGCTGAGCGCCATTTTGAGTGACACGCTGCATTTCCGGAGCCCCACCACCACCGGGGAAGATCGTGACGCCGTGGACTTCCTCGCGCCGGTCGCAGGGATCAAAAATGTCGAGGCCTACGCCCTCGCCATGTTCGCGGCCAAGAGTGACCTGGGCGACACGCCCGCCGAGACGCTGCTGCGAATGGATTACAAAGCGTTTCCCTTTGGTGATCCGGCGGCCCCGCAGCTCTGGGGCATCGGCGTGATCGAGACGACCAACCCCGGGTACGTCTTCAGGCGCCAGGGCGAGCTGCTCGCCGCGATGGACCACGTCAAGGCGGAAGATGGCCTCTCGGGCGTGCTGCTGAGCGTCGTGGACATCCTGAATGAAACCAATCACACCCTGGTGCTCGGAGCGACGGAGGCCAAGGTGCTGCGCGAGGCGTTCGGGGTGGAGACGCAGGCGCAACTCGCCAACCTCGGTCACCTCATCAGCCGCAAAAAGCAGATCGTGCCGACGCTGGAGCGATACTTCGCGCCTGACGCCTGA
- a CDS encoding helix-turn-helix domain-containing protein yields the protein MKLHERLRELRSERGLRLKDVAEVADISVPYLSDLERGRTNPSLETLQTLAGAYSITVHDLLEGVEFYGESTEGALPRGLADLVADATLGPQITPDWVRTLSRIELRGKRPRDKQDWYEIYLHLKRILN from the coding sequence TTGAAACTGCACGAACGACTCCGTGAACTGCGCAGCGAACGGGGGCTGCGGCTTAAGGACGTGGCAGAGGTCGCCGACATCAGCGTTCCTTACCTGAGTGACCTGGAACGTGGACGCACCAACCCCAGTCTGGAAACCCTTCAGACGCTCGCCGGGGCCTACAGCATCACGGTTCATGACCTGCTCGAAGGCGTCGAGTTCTATGGCGAGTCCACGGAAGGCGCGCTGCCCAGGGGCCTCGCTGACCTGGTGGCGGACGCCACCCTGGGTCCTCAGATCACGCCCGACTGGGTCCGGACCCTGTCGCGCATCGAACTGCGCGGCAAGCGGCCCCGCGACAAGCAGGACTGGTACGAGATCTACCTGCACCTCAAGCGCATCCTGAACTGA
- a CDS encoding S-layer homology domain-containing protein, whose translation MKKSLLALTAALSFGLAAAQTAAPVSAPQVPALTDVPAGHWAKDAIDRLVSRGIILGYPDGTFRGTQNLTRYEAAIIIARLLDEIRSGDVVVAPAEGGLTQEDLVAVQNAIQELAADLAALGVRVSDLEENAVSRDDFSRLEARIEEVAAAGNNGEAEAVATLRTQLEELTVRVDEYDTLRADVDDNASSIAALNDLTVLLNQDILDLQDRVSAVEAAQADFVQRSDFDNLAGRVTTVETRVETVNNSLTGRIAALERNAFSLKPSLTLGYSVSRTNRNFDIDRLFPLNADGTVANNAFTSGGIDSDTGAQRRDYGDFGDASDPVVAGAAGLYGFAATDQIVTVYYTDGTTAQINLTQYANGTFVAPNGQVIDRTRGTNGFLVGSAARYQEGSTDIGISLGFDTSGQFNQVTSTSSGNLFSTAGRLTVNQIDLNFGLVTGLPSDAYVDTNGNGTQDAGEATGRTQYPGSGGTTSVRDGAGNIYRPVFFRFKNATTQFSVGNNPVIVTLGQQQKFYFADYAFDNDYNGRGDGYTVLIDGSNVPVIGAWKPQIYGVYGSRSGDDLTTEAGYGVYYRGVRAQITPVGTLTAGIFYAQEGRDQFGAAAAAGQTPAVQAAAPSDVTLFGADLHGKAFGVELHSEYVTSRVTPVGSTTATTANAFYIRSATRNANKTYNLSAPSAKFGTDVFNVALYDLNYRQIGAGMTAASAISEFGYDTRPEVSSTRQNNADNPDNGVTAPFSNLRGRTTAGSTTNDGLIGQKGFGVKAAVTLGPVALGGYYDASTGANGSFATNDPNLMVERGASAKVAYSIFSLRGAYNELLSNRFQTYRLANDNAGNTLGASVTQSATVRRYAVQADVTPGFGLFAGVYYRDVNVNGVRSTTDRGLLGRGYLASSFAPGVGANTYRAGLTCAEQNFGTFTAVNGVIGDTDGVGGVLNPAVNLDANRSSTCFTSYGVEVGHAGDAENALVKDLFFRVGYGRVYVPTTATSTTGDFSGSVAYGDVRYDRKVGVANVRLAGSVSNTNVRLDSRPAGTRGAVGLIVRTDPLENLPFRPQLNGQVGYYTSQFDDDFNPATASLNANALKYGAGIVLNDFLLPETRIGVRYDGYTGINRAYTPFDGSGTQGYFSDANTNGTRVNLNGVYVEGAYRDLVFSYGSYTLSGRNAAGTEIGSGVNNGQPARGQTFKIAYRVNF comes from the coding sequence ATGAAGAAAAGTCTGCTCGCCCTTACCGCCGCGCTGTCGTTCGGCCTCGCTGCCGCTCAGACGGCGGCGCCGGTAAGCGCCCCTCAGGTTCCGGCCCTGACCGATGTTCCGGCGGGCCACTGGGCCAAAGACGCGATCGACCGTCTGGTCAGCCGGGGCATCATTCTCGGTTACCCCGACGGCACGTTCCGCGGCACCCAGAACCTGACCCGCTACGAGGCCGCAATCATCATCGCTCGCCTGCTCGACGAGATTCGCAGCGGTGACGTGGTGGTGGCACCCGCGGAAGGTGGCCTGACCCAAGAAGACCTGGTGGCCGTGCAAAACGCCATTCAGGAACTCGCCGCTGACCTCGCCGCCCTCGGCGTGCGTGTCAGCGACCTCGAGGAGAACGCGGTCAGCCGTGACGACTTCTCGCGCCTCGAAGCCCGCATCGAGGAAGTGGCCGCCGCTGGCAACAACGGTGAGGCCGAAGCGGTCGCCACCCTGCGCACGCAGCTCGAAGAGCTGACCGTGCGCGTCGACGAGTACGACACGCTGCGCGCCGACGTGGACGACAACGCCAGCAGCATCGCCGCCCTGAACGACCTGACGGTGCTCCTGAACCAGGACATCCTCGACCTGCAAGACCGCGTGAGCGCCGTGGAAGCGGCCCAGGCCGACTTCGTGCAGCGCAGCGATTTCGACAACCTCGCGGGCCGCGTGACCACCGTCGAGACCCGCGTCGAGACCGTCAACAACAGCCTGACGGGCCGCATCGCCGCGCTCGAGCGCAACGCCTTCAGCCTCAAGCCGAGCCTGACGCTGGGCTACAGCGTGAGCCGCACCAACCGCAACTTCGACATCGACCGTCTGTTCCCCCTGAACGCCGACGGCACGGTGGCGAACAACGCCTTCACGAGCGGCGGTATCGACAGCGACACCGGTGCACAGCGCCGCGACTATGGTGATTTCGGTGACGCGAGCGATCCGGTGGTGGCCGGCGCAGCGGGCCTCTACGGCTTCGCGGCGACCGACCAGATCGTGACGGTGTACTACACCGACGGCACGACCGCGCAGATCAATCTCACGCAGTATGCCAACGGCACCTTCGTGGCGCCCAATGGCCAGGTCATCGACCGCACCCGGGGCACCAACGGCTTCCTGGTGGGCTCGGCGGCCCGTTATCAGGAAGGCAGCACCGACATCGGTATCAGCCTGGGCTTCGATACCAGCGGCCAGTTCAACCAGGTCACGAGCACGTCCTCGGGCAATCTGTTCAGCACGGCGGGGCGCCTCACGGTCAACCAGATTGATCTGAACTTCGGCCTGGTGACGGGCCTGCCGAGCGACGCTTACGTCGACACCAACGGCAACGGCACTCAGGACGCGGGCGAAGCGACGGGCCGCACTCAGTACCCCGGCAGCGGCGGCACCACGTCAGTGCGCGACGGCGCCGGCAACATCTACCGTCCGGTCTTCTTCCGCTTCAAGAACGCGACCACCCAGTTCAGCGTGGGCAACAACCCCGTGATCGTGACGCTGGGGCAGCAGCAGAAGTTCTACTTCGCCGACTACGCCTTCGACAACGATTACAACGGTCGCGGCGACGGCTACACGGTCCTGATCGACGGCAGCAACGTGCCGGTGATCGGCGCCTGGAAGCCCCAGATCTACGGCGTGTACGGCAGCCGCAGCGGTGACGACCTCACCACTGAAGCCGGCTACGGCGTCTACTACCGTGGCGTGCGCGCTCAGATCACCCCAGTCGGCACGCTCACGGCAGGGATCTTCTATGCCCAGGAAGGACGCGACCAGTTCGGCGCGGCGGCGGCGGCAGGCCAAACGCCAGCTGTGCAGGCGGCGGCCCCCAGCGACGTCACCCTGTTCGGCGCGGACCTGCACGGCAAGGCCTTCGGCGTCGAGCTGCACAGCGAGTACGTGACGAGCCGCGTGACCCCGGTCGGTAGCACCACCGCCACCACGGCCAACGCGTTCTACATCCGCTCGGCGACCCGCAACGCCAACAAGACTTACAACCTCAGCGCGCCTTCGGCGAAGTTCGGCACCGACGTGTTCAATGTGGCGCTCTACGATCTGAACTACCGCCAGATCGGCGCCGGCATGACGGCGGCTTCGGCGATCAGTGAGTTTGGCTACGACACCCGGCCTGAGGTCAGCTCGACCCGTCAGAACAACGCTGACAACCCCGACAACGGTGTGACGGCTCCCTTCTCGAATCTGCGTGGCCGCACGACCGCCGGCAGCACCACCAACGATGGTCTGATCGGACAAAAGGGCTTCGGTGTCAAGGCTGCCGTGACCCTCGGGCCGGTTGCGCTTGGCGGCTACTATGACGCCAGCACCGGCGCGAACGGCAGCTTCGCTACCAATGACCCCAACCTGATGGTCGAGCGCGGCGCTTCGGCGAAGGTCGCCTACAGCATCTTCTCGCTGCGCGGTGCCTACAACGAGCTGCTGAGCAACCGCTTCCAGACCTACCGCCTCGCCAACGACAACGCGGGGAACACCTTGGGCGCCTCGGTGACCCAGTCGGCCACCGTGCGCCGCTACGCGGTGCAGGCCGACGTGACCCCGGGCTTCGGCCTCTTCGCGGGCGTGTACTACCGCGACGTGAACGTCAACGGCGTGCGCTCGACCACCGACCGTGGTCTGCTGGGTCGCGGCTACCTCGCCTCGAGCTTCGCGCCAGGCGTGGGCGCTAACACCTACCGCGCCGGCCTGACCTGCGCCGAGCAGAACTTTGGTACCTTCACGGCGGTCAACGGTGTGATCGGCGATACCGACGGCGTGGGCGGCGTGCTCAACCCGGCTGTTAACCTCGACGCCAACCGCAGCTCGACCTGCTTCACCTCCTACGGTGTCGAAGTCGGTCACGCGGGTGATGCTGAGAATGCCCTCGTCAAGGACCTGTTCTTCCGCGTGGGCTACGGGCGCGTCTACGTTCCGACCACGGCAACCTCGACCACTGGCGACTTCAGCGGCAGTGTGGCTTACGGAGACGTGCGTTACGACCGCAAGGTCGGCGTGGCCAACGTGCGCCTCGCGGGCAGCGTCTCGAACACTAACGTGCGCCTCGACAGCCGTCCGGCGGGCACCCGCGGCGCGGTCGGCCTGATCGTCCGCACCGACCCGCTCGAGAACCTGCCCTTCCGCCCGCAGCTCAACGGCCAGGTGGGTTACTACACCTCGCAGTTCGACGACGACTTCAACCCGGCGACCGCCAGCCTCAACGCTAACGCGCTGAAGTATGGCGCCGGCATCGTGCTCAACGACTTCCTGCTGCCCGAAACCCGCATCGGCGTGCGCTACGACGGCTACACCGGCATTAACCGCGCCTACACTCCGTTCGACGGCAGCGGCACCCAGGGCTACTTCAGCGACGCCAACACCAACGGCACCCGCGTCAACCTCAACGGCGTCTACGTCGAAGGGGCCTACCGCGACCTGGTGTTCTCGTACGGCTCGTACACCCTCAGCGGACGCAACGCGGCGGGCACCGAGATCGGCAGCGGCGTGAACAACGGCCAGCCGGCGCGCGGCCAGACCTTCAAGATCGCCTACCGCGTCAACTTCTAA
- a CDS encoding YceD family protein, with protein sequence MTDQPRIHLGSLLRAGDDAHAEGELDHLQYVQGKERQTLRFARPAPFEVDVNSLSQDEMYLQGSFEPTLILECARCLREVEVPLDLSLGTLLRYDPTVEEPYLEEAESGEELLVFGNPDLDLSGYLAETTLLAAPLSVLHDPACKGLCQVCGHDLNLGPCEHSAQVPVEEIDDELGLPQGSAHTRQTPFAGLRDLDLPDE encoded by the coding sequence ATGACCGATCAGCCCCGCATTCACCTCGGTTCCCTGCTGCGCGCCGGCGACGACGCGCACGCCGAGGGCGAACTCGATCACCTCCAGTACGTCCAGGGCAAGGAGCGGCAGACCCTGCGCTTTGCCCGGCCGGCTCCCTTCGAGGTGGATGTCAACTCGCTCAGCCAGGACGAGATGTACCTCCAGGGGTCGTTCGAGCCCACCCTGATTCTGGAGTGCGCGCGCTGCCTGCGCGAGGTCGAGGTGCCGCTCGATCTCAGCCTCGGCACGCTGCTGCGCTACGACCCCACGGTTGAGGAGCCCTACCTCGAGGAGGCCGAGAGCGGTGAGGAACTGCTGGTGTTCGGGAACCCCGACCTTGACCTGAGCGGCTACCTGGCCGAGACGACGCTGCTCGCCGCGCCGCTGAGCGTGCTGCACGACCCCGCCTGTAAGGGACTGTGTCAGGTGTGCGGCCATGACCTCAACCTCGGCCCGTGCGAGCACAGCGCACAGGTGCCGGTCGAGGAGATCGACGACGAACTCGGCTTACCGCAGGGCAGCGCGCACACCAGGCAGACCCCCTTCGCGGGGCTCCGGGATCTGGACCTTCCCGATGAGTGA